A genomic window from Pyricularia oryzae 70-15 chromosome 7, whole genome shotgun sequence includes:
- a CDS encoding acyl-CoA thioesterase II — MGDHSNDDGAIPFPTLIRPPPEDPNKAPIENVLDVTEMTVLGRDVFTNTRPAWQPPGARGIFGGSVIAMCLSAGQKTVPANFLVHSCHCYFLLAGANEVPILFHVERVRDGRSYATRTVQARQRGRCIFTTTVSFVKETPDAEHKENQNVVRHSASMPADAGPPPPDDLDEVPQLAWLGPFQSRRIKVTNMDSPEVHNRKSRQWTRARGKISAQGGVQAHMNALAYVSDSYFIGTISRIHKLWRFPVKVDEIDTLDPWVVQQIKDLHEFDGGGDLKEWADRPTLGMMVSLDHSIYFHEPRSIKADEWMFQEMESPWSGDGRGVVIQRIFNKEGVLVATCVQEGIVRLKPKEEEETKAKL; from the exons ATGGGCGACCATAGCAACGATGACGGGGCAATCCCCTTCCCGACGTTGATTCGTCCACCACCGGAGGACCCCAACAAGGCTCCGATCGAAAACGTCCTGGACGTGACGGAGATGACCGTCCTCGGCCGGGACGTCTTCACCAACACCCGCCCGGCGTGGCAACCCCCGGGAGCACGCGGCATTTTTGGCGGCTCCGTCATCGCCATGTGCCTCTCGGCTGGGCAAAAGACGGTCCCGGCCAACTTCCTCGTCCACTCTTGCCACTGCTACTTCCTCCTGGCGGGGGCTAACGAGGTGCCCATCCTGTTCCACGTCGAGCGCGTGCGCGACGGCCGCTCCTACGCCACGCGCACCGTgcaggcccgccagcgcggcCGCTGCATCTTCACCACCACTGTCAGCTTCGTCAAGGAGACGCCCGACGCGGAGCACAAGGAGAACCAGAACGTCGTGCGCCACTCGGCCAGCATGCCGGCCGACGCCGGGCCCCCTCCCCCCGACGACCTGGACGAGGTGCCACAGCTGGCCTGGCTCGGACCCTTCCAGTCGCGCCGCATCAAGGTCACCAACATGGACAGCCCCGAAGTCCACAACCGCAAGTCGCggcagtggacgagggcCAGGGGCAAGATCAGCGCCCAGGGCGGCGTCCAGGCCCACATGAACGCGCTGGCCTACGTCAGCGATAGCTACTTTATCGGCACCATCTCCAGAATCCACAAGCTGTGGAGGTTCCCGGTTAAGGTCGACGAGATTGACACGCTGGATCCCTGGGTGGTGCAGCAAATCAAGGACTTGCA TGAGTTTGACGGTGGTGGTGATTTGAAGGAGTGGGCTGATCGGCCCACGCTGGGCATGATGGTCAGCCTTGACCATAGTATCTATTTCCACGAGCCCAGAAGCATCAAGGCGGACGAGTGGATGTTCCAAGAAATGGAAAGCCCTTGGTCTGGAGATGGAAGAGGTGTAGTGATCCAAAGGATATTCAACAAGGAAGGTGTCCTGGTAGCTACGTGTGTTCAAGAG GGTATTGTGAGATTAAAACcaaaggaggaggaagagacGAAGGCTAAATTGTAA